The Legionellales bacterium genome contains the following window.
CGCGCAATGACGATTCTCCTGAATTTCGTCAATTAGTTGATGATATTTATACTGCCATGACCACACGCCGCGATGAATCGCCACAACAACGCACCCAACGTTTACGTAAAATTGATTTGAGTTTCCGTTTACCGGATGTGCAAGTATCTGAATTAACAGGGGTATTAGAAACTTTGGATACTCCAGAATATCAAGGGCGCATGGATTTACCCGAACTTGCTGATTACGCGCAAAAAGATATTGATGATTTAGTGCCTCTCACCGATATGTTAGTCATTCTTGATTTTGCGCAAGTGAAAGATGGCGATATTCAATTACTCGCCAAAGGTCGGGAATTTGCCAATGCCGATATTCTCGTGCGTAAACAAATTTTTAAAACGCAATTATTAAAATACATTCCACTCGCACAACATATTTGTCAATTATTAGATGAAAAATCGACTCATCGTTTATCTGAAGATTTCTTTTTAGATCAGCTTGAAGATTACTTCAGCGAAGAAGAAGCCGAAAGAATTTTACGTACCATGATTGACTGGGGGCGTTACGCAGAAATTTTCGCTTATGATTATAACGATGGTATGTTAAGTTTGGAAAATCCAAATTAAAATTTATTTCTCGCAATTGACTAAGCAGTATTTTATTTATCTAAAGAAATCTCTTGCTTTTCAGCATCTTTGGTTAGCAAATAAACGTTAATTCGCCGATTAATAGGATTTTCAGGATTAGCCTTATCCAAAGGATCGCTCGAACCCACGCCAGAAATCCGCATGATTTTTTCTTTTTCCAAACCGCCCCCGACTAACGCACGACGCGTGGCATTGGCGCGGTCGACTGATAATTCCCAGTTTGAATAACTGCCCAAACCACGGCCTGCAAACGGTTTAGCATCGGTATGACCCACAATTACGACTTTATTGGGCATATTATTTAATTCTTTGCCTAACCATTCCATCACTTGTTTAGTTTGCTCATTGAGTTCAGAGCTGCCAGACTCGAACATAGGTTTACCTTCAATATCATTTAAACGAATGCGTAAACCATTTTGCAAAACGTCGACATAAATTTGATCTTTAAATTGGGATAATTGAGGATCGTTTTTAATGTTATTTAATAATTGCTTTTTCAATTCTTCTAAACGCTTTTTTTCTTCTTCTTTCGCTTTTTGGTCAGCTAATTGCTTAGGATCGGGTTTGGCAGGAGGAATGGTTTTTTCTTCAGCCTTTTCTTTCTTTTCTTCTGCCTTAGCACCTTCCGGTAAGGGCATTTCTTTTTCCGTAATCGTGCGATATTTTGCTAAATTAGGGCTTAATGGATCTTTAAAATATTCAGCAATACCTTCTTTTTGATATTTATTCAAGGAAGCTAGTAACCACATTAATAAAAAGAATGCCATCATTGCGGTGACGAAATCGGCATAGGCAATTTTCCAGGCACCACCGTGATGACCATGCCCGCCAGCTTTAATTTTTTTAACAATGATGGGGGCTTTTTCTTCCTCAGTTTTGCTCTCTTTATCTTGTGCCATGGCAATAATCCTATTTTTTCAGCTCTTTTAGCATTTCGTCTAATTCATTAAAGCTTAAGCGTTCGGTAGAAAATAATACTTTGCGGCCAAATTCCAGCGCAATGGCTGGCGGATAGCTATTAATTGTTGCGAGAATAATAACTTTTACTACGACAAAGGCTTTAGAACTGGTTTCAACGCGATGTTTTAATAAGCCAGCTAACGGCCCCACAAAACCATACCCTAATAAAATACCTAAAAACGTTCCCACGAGTGCGGCAGCAATTAAAATACCTAATTCTGCTGGTGGTAGATTAATCGATTCCATGGTGTGGACTACCCCCATCACGGCGGCGACGATACCAAACGCAGGTAATCCATCTGCTAACGTTTGAATGGCACTTGCAGGTGCTTCACTTTCATGGTGGTGCGTTTCGATTTCCACATCCATTAAATTTTCAATTTGAAAATAATCGGCTGTCCCTGAAACTACCAAACGAAAATAATCGCAAATAAAATCTAATAAATGATGATCTTTTAAAACCAAGGGATATTCGGTGAATAAACTACTTTCTTTAGGATTTTCAATATCGTTTTCAATGGCAATGGGGCCACTGTTTTTCATTTTTAGAGTAATGCGAAACATCAAAGACAATAATTCGCCGTAAAATTTTTTATTGTATTTATCACCTTTGAAAACCGTGGGCAGGGCTTTTAATACTGCTTTAGAAACTTTTCCGCCATTGGTCACTAAAAACGCGCCAACAGCCGAACCACCGATCATCAAGACTTCAACCGGTTGCCACAGCGTGGCTAAATGCCCACCCGCTAAAGCAAATCCCCCAAAGACTGATCCAATAACAATTAAAAAACCGATAATCACAAACATGCTAGCATTAATCCCTGTTAGTTCGTCCTACAATGATTTTTTTGGTATGGATCTAGATGCTAAAACCAATCTCCGATTTTGTCAAAAGTTTACAATAATCAGACAGTTAATTTTTGTCAGCACGATCACGGCATCCTTGTTTACCCAGGCTTTTCCGCAGGGATCCCTGATCGGTGTTTGTGCTGCAAATTTTCCAATGAATTAGTATATAATCTAGCTTAGAAACTGACAGCAACCTCAAGAGACATGATGTGAAGATAATTTTTGCCGGCACGCCCGATTTTGCCGCTTTAGCATTAGAAAAATTAATTGCCTACGGACATAACATTGTAGCCGTTTATACGCAACCCGATCGCGCTGCCGGACGTGGGCGTCAATTACAAGCCAGTGCGGTGAAACAATTTGCTGAACACGCCGACATTCCGGTTTGTCAGCCGGTGAGTTTGCGAGATCCCGCTGTGGTTGCAGAATTAAAACACTGGCAAGCTGAGGTGATGGTGGTGTTTGCCTATGGTTTATTAATTCCTAAAACAGTGCTCGATATTCCGCCGTTGGGTTGTATTAATATTCATCCTTCATTATTACCGCGTTGGCGAGGTGCCGCTCCCATCATTCAGGCAATTTTAAATGGTGATGCGATAACGGGCGTGTCGATCATGAAAATGAATGAATATTTAGATACGGGTGATGTATATTTACAAAAAAAAATAGTGTTAGACGATTCAATGACAGCGGATTTTTTAAATCGACATTTAGCTCTCATGGGCGCTGAATTAACGCATGACGTGTTAACTCATATTACTACCTTAATTCCACAACCACAAAATGAACAGTTAGCGACCTACGCCAGTAAAATTAATACCAATGATGCTAAAATAAATTGGCAAGAGGATGCCTTAGTAAATTTACGAAAAATTAATGCGTTTAATCCACAACCTGGTGCATTTGCATTTTTTGCCGGACAACGGATTAAATTTTGGCAGGCACATCTTGAAATAATTACCCACCAAGCACATCCCGGCACACTCTTAAAAATTGATAAATCTGGGATTCTTATTGCTTGCGGCAAAAATGCCTTGCGAGTGGAAATCATTCAAATGCCTGGGAAAAAAGCTTGTTCAGTGGCTGAACTTATTAATGGACGCAGTTTGCCTTGGTCTTTACAAACGGTTTTGGAATAACTATGAAAAAAATAGCATTTACTATTTTATTGAAAGTATTACGCGAAAAAAAATCATTAAATTCTTTATTAGCTCTTGAGTTATCCACGATTAACGAAAGACGTGATAAAGCGTGGCTGCAAGAAATGGTCATGGGAGTATGTCGTTATTATCATCAATTAGAATGTTATTTAAATAGTTTAGTGGAAAAGCCCTTAACCGGAAAAAAGCTCCCCATAAAAATTATTTTATTGATGGGTTTATATCAAATTATTTATATGCGCACTCCCGAATTTGCCGCCGTTAACGAAATGGTGGAGCTTAGCAAAAAAATTAATGAAGCATGGGCGAGTAAATTAGTTAATGGAGTGCTACGTCGATTTTTACGCGAGCGAGAAAGTTTAGATCAAACATTAAATGAAAATGAGGTTTTTCGCTATTCACATCCGCAATGGATGATTGAAAAAATTAAACATCACTATCCTGAAAATTACCAGACTATTTTGCAAGCCAATAATTATATGCCATCGCTGGTTATTCGCGTTAATCTGCAAAAAATCACGCGCGATGACTATTTAAAATGTTTACTCGATAAGGGTATTCAAGCACAAGCCTGTCAATTAAGCCCTGCTGCCATAACAGTTAGTAGCAAAGTCATCATCCCAGAACTCCCTGGATTTCAAGCGGGTTGGTTTTTTGTACAAAGTGAAAGCGCGCAATTAGCGGCATATTTATTAGCACCGCAAAAAAACGATCGAATTTTAGATGCGTGTGCGGCACCAGGTGGTAAACTGTGTCATTTAGCAGAAATCGAACCACAATTAGAATTAATAGCGATAGAAAATAATCCGCACCGTTTGCAAAAATTACAAGAAAATATCCAGCGCATGCAAATCAATACCACTTTCTTCGGTGCTGAAGCGCAAGATCTGGCAAGTTGGTGGGATGAGATACCGTTCGATAAAATCATTTTAGACGTCCCCTGTTCGGCCTCTGGCGTTATTCGCCATCATCCTGATATTAAACTCTTGCGCCAAGAAAGTGATTTAATAACACTAACCAAAACACAAATGGATTTATTAACCACACTTTGGCAAACATTAAAACCTGGCGGAAAATTATTGTACGTGACCTGTTCGCTCTTTCCCGAGGAAAATCAGCGTATTATTCAACAATTTTTAGCCAAACACAGTGACGCTAAAATGCTAGAGCTTGCTTTTTTATCTCAAATGCTTACCATGCCAATTGTCACGAGTCTCACCCAAGATGGATTTTATTATGCGTTGTTGGGTAAAGATGAAATAAAATAATTTATACTAAGCCTTCGAAGAAGGCGTAGTGCTGTGTTGCTCAATCAAGAGGCCTTGCGCGCTTTTGGCGGGTTGCTTTTCGCTGGGTTTGAGTTGTTTATAAAATCCGGTTTTTTGCAATTCCCAGGCTTGCATATTATCTTGTAAGTGAACTTCTAATCCTTCATATTTGATGATCTTTTTTAATTCTGGATCTTCAATAGGTACGGCAATTTCCACACGATGTGCGAGATTGCGTTCCATCCAATCGGCGCTGCTAATATATAATTTTTCATCTCCACCATGCAGAAAATAATAAACGCGAGAATGTTCTAAAAATCTTCCAACCAAAGAACGTACACGAATATTTTCTGAAATATCCTTAATTTTTGGGCATAAACAACAGACACCACGAACAATTAAATCAATTTTCACTCCCGCACTTGATGCTTCATAAAGGGCTTTAATAATTCCTTCGTCAGTAAGCGCATTCATTTTGGCAATAATACGTGCCGGCTTGCCGGCTTTGGCTTGTTCAATTTCAAAATTAATATAATTTAATAAGGATTTATACAAAGTGAAAGGAGATTGTAATAATTTTTTTAATTTAACAATTTGTCCCATACCCGTTAATTGCTGAAAGACATTATGAATATCTTCAGTTATTGCTTGATCGTAAGTGAATAAACTAAAATCAGTGTAAAGTTTGGCATTGTTCGCATGATAATTTCCTGTGCTAATATGCGCATAACGTTTGATTTTCCCTTGCTCACGCCTGACCACTAATATCATTTTTGCATGCGTTTTGAATCCAATAATGCCATAGATAACCAGAGCACCTGCTTCTTGTAAACGCGAGGCAAAACCAATATTGCGTTCTTCATCAAAGCGCGCTCTTAACTCCACAACGGCGGTTACTTGTTTACCTGCGCGTGCGGCATCTACTAAGGCATCGGCCATTTGCGAATCTTTATCAAACCGATATAAAGTTAATTTAATGGCGAGCACATTTGGGTCAATAGTTGCCTGACGAATAAAATCAACAACTGGGGCAAACGATTGATACGGGTGATGTAATAAAATATCGGCATTACGAATAGTTTCGAAAATATCTTGTTTATGAGTCAGTCGATTGGGTAGTGTGGGAGTAAAGACTGGGAATAATAAATCAGGGCGATTAGTTAAGTCTAAAATGGTGCGAAATCGGCTTAAATTAACCGGACCATTCACTCGATAAAGTTCAGAATTATTTAAACCATGTTTATTTAATAAAAACTCAGCAATTTGATCGGGGCAATCGGCGGCAATTTCTAAACGCACCGCAGTGCCGTAGCGGCGTGAAAATAATTTATTTTTTAAGGCATGAGCTAGATCATCGGTATTATCTTCATCGACCAGTAAATCGCTATTACGAGTGATTCTAAATTGGTAACAGCCATTTACTTTCATTCCAGGAAATAATTCTTTGGCATATTCATTAATAATTGAATTTAATAACACATAATTATCGCCATGATCACAAATAGTATCGGGTAAACGAATTACCCGTTGTAAATTACGCGGTGCATTCACGACCGCTAAACCACTATCGCGATTGAATGCATCTTTTCCAGTTAACGAAACAATATAATTTAAACTTTTATTGACCAGGCGTGGAAAAGGATGAGCGAGATCTAAACCAATCGGTGAAATTACTGGTAAAATTTCATCTTCAAAATAATGTTTAATCCAATCTGCTTGTTCTGGTGTCCAATCGCCGACATTTAAAATATAAATTTTTTCTCGATGAAGTGCCGGAATTAAATCATCATTTAACAGTTGATACATTTCTTGCACGAACATGTGCGCCGTCACCGAAATTCGGCTCATCACTTCTTCTGTGCTCAACCCATCGGCATCGATCCGCGGCCTACCATAAAGCAATTGATTTTTTAAGCCCGCTACACGTACTTCGAAAAATTCATCGAGATTAGAACTACAAATAAACAAATAATTTAAACGTTCCAGCAAGGGCAACGAGCGATCGTAGGCCATGGCTAGAACGCGATAATCGAATTGCAATAATGCTAATTCGCGATTTATAAAGCAATCGCTAGAATAATTCGTTGTCATGATGAACCACTATTGCGTTTTATCCCCTATATCTTTATTTTAGCTCAAAATGGCAAAATGAATGGAAAAAGATGTTAAAACCCACAATCGTGCACATTGCAATGGCAACACCACTCAGAAACTGTTTTGATTATCGTTTAGATGACACTCAGCGTATTCCCGCTATTGGTGCACGGGTGTTAGTGCCTTTTGGTGCGCGTCAAATGGTAGGGATCGTTATTGCCGTAGATACTCACACGGAATTAGCGCTTAAACAATTAAAACCAATTATTCGAATTCTAGATGAGACGCCCTTAATTGATGAAACGTTATTAAAGTTATGTCACTGGGCAAGTGATTATTATCATCATCCTTTAGGTGACGTACTCAGTAGTGCACTACCAAAATTATTACGTGAAGGTCGTGAAGCTAATTTATCATCTACTAATAAAATAACTAGCAAAAAGAAAATGAATGATGATGATAAACCCTCAATAATTTTAAATTCAGAGCAAATCGCAGCGGTGGAAAAAATTACGGCGCAATTAGATCATTTCGCCACCTTTTTACTGGATGGTGTAACTGGTAGCGGGAAAACAGAGATCTATTTACAAATTATTGAAAAAGTGCTCCAACACCACAAACAAATATTGGTATTAGTGCCAGAAATTGCCCTCACGCCCCAAACCATGATCCGATTTACCCACCGTTTTGGCGACCAGGTGACGGTGCTACATTCTGGGTTAACCGATAAAACACGTATGCAAATTTGGCTGAAAATTCGTGATGCTACTATTCCCATCGTGATTGGTACGCGTTCTGCAATTTTTACACCGTGTCGTCAATTAGGATTAATTATTTTAGACGAAGAACACGATTTATCATTTAAACAACAAGAAGGCTTTCGCTACTCAGCACGCGATTTAGCAATTGTACGTGCTAAACAATGCGCCATACCCATTATTTTAGGTTCAGCAACTCCGTCGTTAGAAAGTTATTTGAATGCTAAACAGAGGCGTTATCATTATTTGCAACTGACAGAACGTGCTGGTAATGCTATGCTACCTAAAATAAATATTATAGATTTACGATCTCAAGAATTAAAAGCCAATTTAACGCCAACGGTGATCGAAGGAATTCATCAAACCCTGGAAAAAAAGCAACAAGTATTATTATTTTTAAATCGTCGAGGTTATGCGCCACTGGTAATGTGTCATCAGTGTGGTTGGATGGCAGATTGCAAAAACTGCGATGCGCATTTGACTTGGCATGCCGCAGAAAAAAAATTATTTTGTCATCATTGTGGAGCTAATCAAAATTTATTTAAACACTGTCCACAATGCCAAGCGCAAACGTTATTTACCGTTGGAATAGGTACCGAAAAACTAGTTGAACAATTAACACAATTATTTCCTGATAAAACTATTGTGCGGATTGATCGCGATACCACACGAAAAAAAGGTGAACTCGAAAAGCTCTTAACGCAAATTCAAAATAATCAGGCCGAAATTATTGTGGGCACACAAATGATTGCAAAAGGACATCATTTTCCTAAAGTCACTATGGTGGTCATTGTCGATGCCGATAGCGGTTTACTTAGTGCCGATTTTCGTGCCAGTGAACGCATGGGGCAATTATTAATGCAAGTGTCAGGTCGCGCCGGGCGAGAAGATCAGTTTGGTCAGGTTTATATACAAACTCATCAACCCCAACATCAATTATTACAGTGTTTAATCAAACACGATTATCATCAATTTTTAACAGTGCTTACTCAAGAACGCCGCATCGCGCAATTACCGCCGTTTAGCTACCTCGCATTAGTACGAAGTGATGCCAAACAGCGCCAAGATGCTATTGAGTTTTTAGAATCGTTTAAAAAGTATTTGATCAATGAAAATATTACGGTATTAGGTCCAATTCCTGCATTATTAGAAAAGCGCGCTGGAAAATATCGTGCCTTATTATTATTAAACGCTAAGCAAAGAGCACCATTGCACGCAGCAATAAAAAAATGCTTAAAGAAAATTGAACATACTTCACAGCCGAGAGTTCGTTGGAGCGTGGAAATCGATCCGCAAGATGTTTTGTCTTGATTAGCTTATGTAATAGATTTCACCCAATCGGGGAAAAGCTTAACTTTGTTAATATCAGCCGAATTGAATAAAAATGGCCGGACATCATTGGCCAAATCACTAAAATCTACTTTTGAGCATTTTTCAATTAGGTAATCTTTTAATTTATTAATATTGTCTATATTCAGTTTCAATTTAAGATATTCGAAATTAGGTTTTGTTTTATTGGACAAAAAAATGATATCAAAAAAGTCTCTTCCCTTCGGCCTTTTTCGGTTAAACGCTGCATATAATTTTTGACTAAAAAGAACATCTAGTGGGGAGGTAACTATGTTTTGCAGGACATCAAAACGGTTAATAAGTTTCAATTCTGTGTTATGTGGAAATGACTGAGGTTCAGTATCAAATTGAATTAATATGATTTCTTCTTTAATTGGAGATAATTTATTGTCATAAAGAAGCTTTGGGATTTTAATTCGACAACGAAAAGCATTCTTCATGGTATTTTTTATGGTTGACTCAAATCCTTCATTTTTTAATGATGAGCATATAATGTGAGTTAACTCAGTCAATGATTCCCGATTTAATCCTAAATTATCGAAATCAAGGTCTTCTGAAAATCGCTGGTTTTGATATAAGATCCTTAAAGCAGTTCCGCCAATAAAAGACAAATCTTTTCCATATTTGCTAGAATAAATAATATTCAGTATTTTATATTGTAAATATTCTCGTAAAATAAATCGTTTGAATGGACGTAGCTTTTCTGGATATTCCTTTTCAATCTCATTAATTAGTAACATAATCGAGGAACCTCATAGTACGTTGAGTGAGTTTTCTTTTATCAAAAATTTTTAAATAGCAAAATAATTTTTCTCGATCAATTTTGGCGTTCAATTCATTTTTATCAAAACGTAATTCGTAAAAGAAATTCAGATTATCAGCTTCTGGCATTAAGTATAAAAAATCTAATAATGCCTTTTCAAGAAATGCAATATTCACTTTGCCAAATTCAGTATCATGTAAATAATAACCAAATATCAGCGTTGGTTTTAGATGGCGATAATTAAAATTCGCAATCTCAGACTCGAAACGTTGAGTTTTTTTGCTAGTAATGGCCGTAATTTCAAATACTC
Protein-coding sequences here:
- the motB gene encoding flagellar motor protein MotB, yielding MAQDKESKTEEEKAPIIVKKIKAGGHGHHGGAWKIAYADFVTAMMAFFLLMWLLASLNKYQKEGIAEYFKDPLSPNLAKYRTITEKEMPLPEGAKAEEKKEKAEEKTIPPAKPDPKQLADQKAKEEEKKRLEELKKQLLNNIKNDPQLSQFKDQIYVDVLQNGLRIRLNDIEGKPMFESGSSELNEQTKQVMEWLGKELNNMPNKVVIVGHTDAKPFAGRGLGSYSNWELSVDRANATRRALVGGGLEKEKIMRISGVGSSDPLDKANPENPINRRINVYLLTKDAEKQEISLDK
- the motA gene encoding flagellar motor stator protein MotA — translated: MFVIIGFLIVIGSVFGGFALAGGHLATLWQPVEVLMIGGSAVGAFLVTNGGKVSKAVLKALPTVFKGDKYNKKFYGELLSLMFRITLKMKNSGPIAIENDIENPKESSLFTEYPLVLKDHHLLDFICDYFRLVVSGTADYFQIENLMDVEIETHHHESEAPASAIQTLADGLPAFGIVAAVMGVVHTMESINLPPAELGILIAAALVGTFLGILLGYGFVGPLAGLLKHRVETSSKAFVVVKVIILATINSYPPAIALEFGRKVLFSTERLSFNELDEMLKELKK
- the fmt gene encoding methionyl-tRNA formyltransferase translates to MKIIFAGTPDFAALALEKLIAYGHNIVAVYTQPDRAAGRGRQLQASAVKQFAEHADIPVCQPVSLRDPAVVAELKHWQAEVMVVFAYGLLIPKTVLDIPPLGCINIHPSLLPRWRGAAPIIQAILNGDAITGVSIMKMNEYLDTGDVYLQKKIVLDDSMTADFLNRHLALMGAELTHDVLTHITTLIPQPQNEQLATYASKINTNDAKINWQEDALVNLRKINAFNPQPGAFAFFAGQRIKFWQAHLEIITHQAHPGTLLKIDKSGILIACGKNALRVEIIQMPGKKACSVAELINGRSLPWSLQTVLE
- the rsmB gene encoding 16S rRNA (cytosine(967)-C(5))-methyltransferase RsmB, translating into MKKIAFTILLKVLREKKSLNSLLALELSTINERRDKAWLQEMVMGVCRYYHQLECYLNSLVEKPLTGKKLPIKIILLMGLYQIIYMRTPEFAAVNEMVELSKKINEAWASKLVNGVLRRFLRERESLDQTLNENEVFRYSHPQWMIEKIKHHYPENYQTILQANNYMPSLVIRVNLQKITRDDYLKCLLDKGIQAQACQLSPAAITVSSKVIIPELPGFQAGWFFVQSESAQLAAYLLAPQKNDRILDACAAPGGKLCHLAEIEPQLELIAIENNPHRLQKLQENIQRMQINTTFFGAEAQDLASWWDEIPFDKIILDVPCSASGVIRHHPDIKLLRQESDLITLTKTQMDLLTTLWQTLKPGGKLLYVTCSLFPEENQRIIQQFLAKHSDAKMLELAFLSQMLTMPIVTSLTQDGFYYALLGKDEIK
- the ppk1 gene encoding polyphosphate kinase 1, with the translated sequence MTTNYSSDCFINRELALLQFDYRVLAMAYDRSLPLLERLNYLFICSSNLDEFFEVRVAGLKNQLLYGRPRIDADGLSTEEVMSRISVTAHMFVQEMYQLLNDDLIPALHREKIYILNVGDWTPEQADWIKHYFEDEILPVISPIGLDLAHPFPRLVNKSLNYIVSLTGKDAFNRDSGLAVVNAPRNLQRVIRLPDTICDHGDNYVLLNSIINEYAKELFPGMKVNGCYQFRITRNSDLLVDEDNTDDLAHALKNKLFSRRYGTAVRLEIAADCPDQIAEFLLNKHGLNNSELYRVNGPVNLSRFRTILDLTNRPDLLFPVFTPTLPNRLTHKQDIFETIRNADILLHHPYQSFAPVVDFIRQATIDPNVLAIKLTLYRFDKDSQMADALVDAARAGKQVTAVVELRARFDEERNIGFASRLQEAGALVIYGIIGFKTHAKMILVVRREQGKIKRYAHISTGNYHANNAKLYTDFSLFTYDQAITEDIHNVFQQLTGMGQIVKLKKLLQSPFTLYKSLLNYINFEIEQAKAGKPARIIAKMNALTDEGIIKALYEASSAGVKIDLIVRGVCCLCPKIKDISENIRVRSLVGRFLEHSRVYYFLHGGDEKLYISSADWMERNLAHRVEIAVPIEDPELKKIIKYEGLEVHLQDNMQAWELQKTGFYKQLKPSEKQPAKSAQGLLIEQHSTTPSSKA
- a CDS encoding primosomal protein N', whose product is MLKPTIVHIAMATPLRNCFDYRLDDTQRIPAIGARVLVPFGARQMVGIVIAVDTHTELALKQLKPIIRILDETPLIDETLLKLCHWASDYYHHPLGDVLSSALPKLLREGREANLSSTNKITSKKKMNDDDKPSIILNSEQIAAVEKITAQLDHFATFLLDGVTGSGKTEIYLQIIEKVLQHHKQILVLVPEIALTPQTMIRFTHRFGDQVTVLHSGLTDKTRMQIWLKIRDATIPIVIGTRSAIFTPCRQLGLIILDEEHDLSFKQQEGFRYSARDLAIVRAKQCAIPIILGSATPSLESYLNAKQRRYHYLQLTERAGNAMLPKINIIDLRSQELKANLTPTVIEGIHQTLEKKQQVLLFLNRRGYAPLVMCHQCGWMADCKNCDAHLTWHAAEKKLFCHHCGANQNLFKHCPQCQAQTLFTVGIGTEKLVEQLTQLFPDKTIVRIDRDTTRKKGELEKLLTQIQNNQAEIIVGTQMIAKGHHFPKVTMVVIVDADSGLLSADFRASERMGQLLMQVSGRAGREDQFGQVYIQTHQPQHQLLQCLIKHDYHQFLTVLTQERRIAQLPPFSYLALVRSDAKQRQDAIEFLESFKKYLINENITVLGPIPALLEKRAGKYRALLLLNAKQRAPLHAAIKKCLKKIEHTSQPRVRWSVEIDPQDVLS
- a CDS encoding nucleotidyl transferase AbiEii/AbiGii toxin family protein; this encodes MLLINEIEKEYPEKLRPFKRFILREYLQYKILNIIYSSKYGKDLSFIGGTALRILYQNQRFSEDLDFDNLGLNRESLTELTHIICSSLKNEGFESTIKNTMKNAFRCRIKIPKLLYDNKLSPIKEEIILIQFDTEPQSFPHNTELKLINRFDVLQNIVTSPLDVLFSQKLYAAFNRKRPKGRDFFDIIFLSNKTKPNFEYLKLKLNIDNINKLKDYLIEKCSKVDFSDLANDVRPFLFNSADINKVKLFPDWVKSIT